A portion of the Acidobacteriota bacterium genome contains these proteins:
- a CDS encoding orotidine 5'-phosphate decarboxylase: MKLQLALDAPDLMHELELAGKVAAQVDLIEAGTPLLIREGIRAVRELRRRHRGRPIVADIKVVDAGEPIAELAFAAGATVVTVLGCASDEVVERVVRSAKRYDGQVMADSLGVVDIRERSRQLRDLGVDSLCINRRGFKQVKGLSREERFNVISALIEQVDLPVYLAGGIDANDLRSLRNLPLAGVIVGAAIAEAASPITVAKEMRDILDGKR; the protein is encoded by the coding sequence ATGAAGCTTCAATTGGCACTGGATGCACCTGATTTGATGCACGAACTGGAATTGGCCGGCAAGGTGGCGGCGCAAGTAGATTTGATTGAAGCCGGCACACCGTTACTCATCCGCGAAGGCATCCGCGCTGTACGTGAACTGCGCCGCCGCCATCGTGGACGGCCAATCGTTGCTGATATCAAAGTTGTAGACGCCGGTGAACCCATTGCTGAACTCGCCTTTGCCGCCGGAGCCACCGTGGTCACCGTTTTGGGATGCGCTTCGGACGAAGTCGTTGAACGCGTTGTGCGTTCCGCCAAACGCTATGACGGGCAGGTAATGGCCGACAGCCTGGGAGTGGTGGATATCCGCGAACGTTCGCGTCAATTGCGGGATTTGGGTGTGGACTCGCTCTGTATCAACCGCCGAGGATTCAAACAGGTCAAAGGACTGAGCCGCGAAGAACGCTTCAATGTAATTTCCGCACTTATTGAACAAGTAGATTTGCCTGTCTATCTGGCCGGGGGAATTGACGCCAACGACCTCAGATCACTTCGTAACCTTCCCCTGGCCGGAGTCATTGTCGGCGCAGCCATCGCCGAAGCCGCTTCCCCCATCACCGTCGCCAAAGAAATGCGCGACATTCTGGACGGCAAACGATGA
- a CDS encoding DNA translocase FtsK 4TM domain-containing protein, with protein sequence MEIQTPEKPRNSPWNEVMGLILISSGFVFVLALISYHADDPSWTSTGGYRRAKNLAGPIGANIASFIYQALGIAGWLLPGVLFVMGWWQWTDQRKETTKAELVGIFLLIVALTGFLTLIPWEPNSFRLGGFIGYWLVKDSTIGISRYIGIGGAFVALVLLLIVGLILATPLSVSALLKKLRERPHNQNIVQIVLDWLTSLWQKPFEDKPAEFVQSGKLDERDYKPAPDNDAIIINSGREDQPKSARQGTRRNKTNGLSAESDSAGGNYGLVRAGNGDAGLGEEEQAASVRPRSRATAKFTADTENKPARSKRTSKNDSAPFDDDAGFDDDDLDATAKVRSVEDMLATASVKRADEIEERGAPKKSTGLVTKIARALADYKLPSTEMLTLPAARPEMVEAELLERARQLAEKCQEFNVSGQVKQISPGPVVTTFEFKPDPGVKYSRITSLVDDLCLGLKAESIRIDRIPGKSTVGIEVPNDKREVIRLREVIESKKFRDSDSKLTLALGKTIDGANFSADLAKMPHLLIAGATGAGKSVALNAILLSLLYKTTPDEVKLILVDPKRLELGLYADLPHLLTPIVTDPKRAGYALKWAVTEMENRYKHLAQFGVRNIEQYNQEVSGMKPVYDDEEPPQPLPFIVIIIDELADLMMVAAREVEESITRLAQMARAVGIHLVLATQRPSVDVITGLIKANFPSRISFRVSSKVDSRTIIDTNGAEGLLGQGDMLFLGPGTSRLIRVHGAYVDEKECKRICDFIRSQGKPAYDEKIVLSEKESGGGDGGDFPKDEKYDDAVRIVVKSQKASTSLLQRHLRIGYGRAASIVDMMEREGIVGPEDGTKPRQVLVKPDFLERLDQMREEDY encoded by the coding sequence ATGGAAATCCAAACACCCGAAAAACCGAGAAACAGCCCGTGGAATGAAGTGATGGGGTTGATCCTGATCTCTTCCGGGTTTGTGTTCGTGCTGGCGCTGATCAGTTATCACGCAGATGATCCGTCGTGGACTTCGACGGGCGGGTACAGGCGCGCGAAGAACCTGGCCGGGCCGATTGGCGCCAACATTGCCAGTTTCATCTACCAGGCGTTGGGCATCGCGGGGTGGTTGCTTCCGGGAGTTCTGTTTGTGATGGGGTGGTGGCAATGGACGGATCAGCGCAAAGAAACCACCAAAGCGGAATTGGTGGGAATCTTTTTGCTGATCGTTGCCTTGACCGGATTTTTGACGCTGATTCCCTGGGAACCGAATTCATTTCGGCTGGGCGGATTTATCGGTTACTGGCTGGTCAAAGATTCGACAATTGGCATTTCGCGGTACATCGGCATCGGCGGAGCGTTCGTGGCGTTGGTATTGCTGTTAATAGTCGGGCTGATCCTGGCTACGCCGTTGTCGGTTTCTGCCCTGTTAAAAAAGCTAAGGGAGCGGCCGCACAATCAAAATATTGTCCAGATCGTTCTGGACTGGCTGACCAGCCTTTGGCAAAAACCGTTTGAAGACAAACCTGCCGAATTTGTTCAATCTGGCAAACTTGACGAACGCGATTACAAACCCGCGCCGGACAATGACGCCATCATTATTAACAGCGGGCGGGAAGATCAGCCTAAATCTGCGCGCCAGGGTACGCGCAGAAACAAAACAAACGGCCTTTCCGCAGAATCGGACAGTGCCGGCGGCAATTACGGATTGGTCCGGGCTGGAAATGGCGATGCCGGATTGGGTGAAGAGGAACAAGCGGCTTCCGTTCGGCCTCGCAGCAGGGCAACGGCAAAATTTACTGCGGACACAGAAAACAAACCGGCCAGGTCGAAACGCACAAGCAAAAACGATTCGGCCCCTTTTGACGATGATGCAGGGTTTGACGACGACGATTTGGACGCCACAGCCAAGGTTCGCAGTGTGGAAGACATGCTCGCCACGGCTTCGGTCAAACGCGCCGATGAAATCGAAGAGCGCGGCGCTCCGAAAAAATCCACTGGCCTGGTCACCAAGATTGCTCGCGCACTGGCCGATTACAAACTGCCTTCGACGGAAATGCTGACTTTGCCTGCCGCCCGGCCTGAAATGGTCGAAGCCGAATTGTTGGAACGTGCACGGCAATTGGCCGAAAAATGCCAGGAATTCAATGTTTCCGGCCAAGTCAAACAAATCAGTCCTGGCCCGGTTGTCACCACGTTCGAGTTCAAACCCGATCCGGGTGTGAAATACAGCCGCATCACCAGTTTGGTGGATGACCTTTGTTTGGGACTGAAAGCCGAATCCATTCGGATTGATCGCATTCCGGGAAAATCCACCGTCGGCATCGAAGTTCCCAACGACAAACGCGAAGTCATTCGGTTGCGCGAAGTGATCGAATCGAAAAAATTCCGCGATTCGGACTCCAAACTGACTTTGGCGCTGGGCAAAACAATTGACGGAGCAAATTTTTCTGCGGATTTGGCCAAGATGCCGCACTTGCTAATTGCCGGCGCAACCGGCGCGGGCAAATCCGTTGCATTGAACGCAATTCTGTTGTCGCTTCTTTACAAGACCACGCCAGACGAGGTGAAACTGATTCTGGTGGACCCGAAACGCTTGGAATTGGGGTTGTATGCCGATTTGCCACATTTGTTGACGCCAATTGTGACCGATCCGAAACGAGCCGGGTACGCGCTGAAATGGGCTGTGACCGAAATGGAAAACCGGTACAAACATCTGGCGCAATTCGGCGTTCGCAATATCGAGCAGTATAACCAGGAAGTTTCCGGCATGAAACCGGTCTACGACGACGAAGAACCGCCACAACCTCTGCCGTTCATCGTCATCATCATTGACGAATTGGCTGACCTGATGATGGTCGCCGCGCGCGAAGTCGAAGAAAGCATCACGCGTTTGGCGCAGATGGCGCGCGCGGTGGGAATTCATCTGGTGTTGGCGACCCAGCGGCCTTCGGTGGATGTCATCACCGGCTTGATCAAGGCGAACTTCCCTTCCCGCATTTCGTTCCGGGTTTCATCCAAGGTGGATTCGCGCACAATCATTGACACTAACGGCGCAGAAGGCTTGCTGGGACAGGGCGATATGCTGTTTTTGGGGCCTGGAACTTCCCGACTGATTCGCGTTCACGGCGCATATGTGGATGAAAAAGAATGCAAACGCATTTGTGATTTCATTCGCTCGCAGGGCAAACCCGCTTACGACGAGAAGATCGTCCTGAGTGAGAAAGAATCCGGCGGCGGCGATGGGGGCGATTTCCCCAAAGACGAAAAATATGACGACGCAGTGAGAATCGTGGTGAAGAGCCAGAAGGCCTCAACTTCCCTGTTGCAACGTCATTTGCGGATTGGTTACGGGCGCGCCGCTTCCATCGTTGATATGATGGAGCGCGAAGGCATCGTCGGTCCCGAAGACGGAACCAAACCGCGCCAGGTTTTGGTCAAGCCGGACTTTTTGGAACGCCTGGATCAAATGCGCGAAGAGGACTATTGA